From a single Nicotiana tomentosiformis chromosome 2, ASM39032v3, whole genome shotgun sequence genomic region:
- the LOC104100285 gene encoding leucine--tRNA ligase, cytoplasmic-like yields the protein MAEEGGRSFARRNQLLEIEKQVHKWWTEGDVFRAEPKELPPKVGEKFFGNFPFPYMNGCLHLGHAFSFSKLEFAAAYHRLRGASVLLPFAFHCTGMPIKASADKLSREILRFGNPPVFPVVKEEESVETEVKVETEGNQAIPGGKFKGKKSKAVAKTGGDKYQWEIMRSYGLSDEEIARFTDPYYWLTYFPPLAVEDLKEFGLGCDWRRTFITTNMNPYFDSFVRWQMRKLKALGRIVKDLRYTVYSPLDGQPCADHDRASGEGVIPQEYTLIKMEVLPPFPPKMSVLEGKKVYLAAATLRPETMYGQTNAWVLPEGKYGAFEINDTEVFVLTYKAALNLAYQRLSLIPEKPSCLVELSGQDIIGLPLRSPLAFNGIIYTLPMLSVLTEKGTGIVTSVPSDSPDDYMALHDLKSKPAFRAKFGVKDEWVLPFEIVPIINHPDFGDRSAERICIEKKIKSQNERDKLDEAKKIIYKGGFYEGIMIVGEFAGMKVQEAKGLIRSNLLEMNQAVVYSEPEKKVMSRSGDECVVALTDQWYLTYGESEWRKAAEECLASMNLYSDETRHGFEHTLSWLNQWACSRSFGLGTRIPWDEEFLVESLSDSTIYMAYYTVAHFLQKGDMYGTDHSSVKPEQLIDEIWEFLFCDGPFPENSSLSSSLLKEMKKEFEYWYPFDLRVSGKDLLQNHLTFCIYNHTAIFPEHHWPRGFRCNGHIMLNSEKMSKSTGNFRTLRQAIEEFSADATRFALADAGDGMDDANFVFETANAAILRLTKEIAWMQEVLAAESSLRSRPPSTYADHVFANEINIAVRTTEKNYSEYMFREALKTGFYDLQAARDEYRLSCGSGSMNRNLLWRFMDVQTRLIAPICPHYAEYSWRELLKKDGYVIKAGWPEADLPDLTLKKANIYLQDTIVSMRKLLQKQVSGSKKGNVNLNSQNKPTVGLIYVDEQYRGWKKECLEILQRKFDTSTGSFAPDKEILTELQKSDIAQQGNFKQIQKLCMPFLRFKKDEVVVVGVQALGLRLPFGEIEVLEKNSDLIKRQLGLERLEILSMADDALERAGPHAAVVRQNPPSPGDPTAIFL from the coding sequence ATGGCAGAAGAAGGTGGCAGAAGTTTTGCCCgaaggaaccaattgttggagATAGAGAAACAGGTTCACAAGTGGTGGACAGAAGGTGATGTTTTCAGAGCTGAACCTAAAGAATTGCCTCCGAAAGTGGGTGAAAAGTTCTTTGGGAATTTCCCTTTTCCTTATATGAATGGATGTCTTCATTTGGGCCATGCTTTTTCATTTTCAAAGCTGGAGTTTGCAGCTGCATATCACAGATTGAGAGGTGCTTCTGTTCTTTTGCCTTTTGCCTTTCACTGCACTGGGATGCCCATAAAGGCATCTGCTGATAAGCTTTCAAGGGAGATATTGAGGTTTGGGAACCCACCCGTGtttcctgttgtgaaggaagagGAGAGTGTTGAAACAGAAGTGAAGGTTGAGACTGAAGGTAATCAGGCTATACCAGGTGGAAAATTTAAAGGAAAGAAGTCCAAGGCTGTTGCGAAGACTGGTGGTGATAAGTACCAATGGGAGATAATGAGGAGTTATGGTCTGTCCGACGAGGAAATTGCTAGGTTTACAGACCCATATTACTGGCTAACTTACTTTCCACCACTGGCTGTAGAGGATCTGAAGGAGTTCGGATTGGGTTGTGATTGGCGTCGCACTTTTATTACAACCAACATGAATCCATACTTTGATTCATTTGTACGGTGGCAAATGCGGAAGCTGAAAGCCTTGGGAAGGATTGTTAAAGATCTGAGGTACACCGTATATTCACCCCTAGATGGTCAGCCATGTGCTGACCATGACCGTGCTTCTGGTGAAGGAGTTATTCCTCAGGAATATACTCTTATCAAGATGGAAGTTCTCCCACCTTTTCCACCAAAGATGAGTGTTTTGGAGGGGAAGAAGGTATATCTCGCAGCAGCTACACTGAGACCAGAGACCATGTATGGGCAAACAAATGCTTGGGTCTTGCCAGAAGGAAAATACGGGGCATTTGAGATTAATGATACTGAGGTTTTTGTCTTAACTTATAAGGCAGCTCTTAATCTAGCCTATCAAAGGTTGTCTCTTATCCCTGAGAAGCCTTCTTGTTTGGTTGAATTGTCTGGTCAAGATATTATAGGGTTGCCCCTGAGGTCTCCCTTGGCATTTAATGGGATAATATACACTCTGCCCATGTTATCTGTTCTTACTGAAAAGGGTACTGGAATTGTAACTAGTGTTCCCAGTGATTCCCCAGATGATTATATGGCCCTCCATGATCTGAAGTCGAAGCCAGCTTTCAGGGCCAAATTTGGGGTGAAGGATGAGTGGGTCTTGCCGTTTGAGATAGTTCCGATTATCAACCATCCAGATTTTGGAGATAGATCAGCTGAGAGAATTTGCATTGAGAAAAAAATCAAGAGCCAGAATGAGAGAGATAAGCTTGATGAGGCAAAGAAAATAATTTACAAGGGCGGGTTTTATGAGGGAATCATGATTGTTGGAGAATTTGCTGGTATGAAAGTCCAAGAAGCGAAAGGTCTGATCAGGAGCAACCTTTTGGAGATGAATCAAGCTGTAGTATATAGTGAACCTGAGAAAAAGGTCATGTCGAGATCTGGGGATGAGTGTGTTGTGGCTTTGACTGATCAGTGGTATCTCACTTATGGAGAATCAGAATGGAGGAAGGCTGCAGAGGAGTGTTTGGCCAGTATGAATCTCTATTCTGATGAGACACGTCATGGCTTTGAGCACACTCTCAGCTGGCTTAATCAGTGGGCTTGCTCTCGCAGTTTTGGGCTTGGGACTCGTATTCCTTGGGATGAGGAATTCTTAGTTGAGTCCTTGTCTGATTCCACTATTTATATGGCATATTACACTGTGGCACATTTCTTGCAGAAAGGGGACATGTATGGTACTGACCATTCTTCAGTGAAACCAGAGCAGCTGATAGATGAGATCTGGGAATTCTTGTTCTGTGATGGGCCTTTTCCCGAAAATTCTTCCCTATCTTCTTCTCTTCTCAAGGAGATGAAGAAGGAGTTTGAGTACTGGTATCCATTCGATCTCAGAGTTTCTGGCAAGGATCTTCTTCAGAATCATCTTACCTTTTGCATCTATAACCACACCGCCATCTTCCCTGAGCACCACTGGCCACGTGGTTTCAGATGCAATGGGCATATAATGCTGAACTCTGAGAAGATGTCCAAGTCTACTGGAAATTTCCGAACACTCCGGCAGGCAATTGAAGAATTTTCTGCTGATGCCACACGCTTTGCTCTTGCAGATGCGGGTGATGGGATGGACGATGCTAACTTCGTCTTTGAAACAGCTAATGCTGCTATCTTACGTCTCACAAAAGAAATAGCATGGATGCAGGAGGTTCTTGCTGCAGAGTCATCTTTAAGAAGCCGGCCACCATCCACATATGCGGACCACGTTTTTGCTAATGAAATAAATATTGCAGTCAGGACTACAGAGAAGAACTATAGTGAATACATGTTCCGTGAAGCTCTGAAAACTGGTTTTTATGATCTTCAGGCTGCCAGAGATGAGTACAGGCTTTCCTGTGGTTCAGGAAGCATGAACCGGAATTTGCTGTGGCGATTTATGGATGTTCAAACAAGACTTATTGCTCCGATCTGCCCACACTATGCTGAATATTCCTGGAGAGAGCTTTTGAAGAAGGATGGTTATGTCATAAAAGCTGGGTGGCCAGAGGCTGATTTGCCAGATCTTACCCTTAAGAAGGCCAACATTTATTTGCAAGACACGATTGTCTCGATGAGGAAGCTACTTCAGAAGCAGGTTTCTGGTTCAAAGAAAGGAAATGTTAATCTGAATAGCCAAAACAAACCTACTGTGGGCCTGATATATGTGGACGAGCAGTATCGTGGGTGGAAAAAGGAATGTTTGGAGATTCTGCAGAGGAAATTTGATACGTCAACTGGCTCCTTTGCACCTGACAAAGAAATCCTCACCGAATTGCAGAAGAGTGATATTGCGCAACAAGGCAATTTCAAACAAATACAAAAGCTCTGTATGCCTTTCTTGAGGTTCAAGAAAGACGAAGTTGTGGTTGTTGGGGTTCAAGCATTGGGCTTGAGGCTTCCTTTTGGTGAGATTGAAGTCCTTGAGAAGAACTCGGACTTGATCAAGAGACAGCTTGGTCTTGAGAGATTGGAGATCTTATCAATGGCAGATGATGCCCTGGAGAGAGCAGGGCCTCATGCTGCAGTTGTGAGGCAGAATCCTCCATCACCAGGGGATCCTACTGCAATCTTTCTCTGA
- the LOC104100284 gene encoding transcription initiation factor TFIID subunit 8: protein MRSNRNRLSAAIPLPSTASTESDYAFTLTRIAVAQICDSIGFTAAEAPALRTLTDVAARYLRSIAKSAADTANSAGRTQSQLVDTVAAVDELSSVIGFAEAWRATGSLLNSGAVKNLVSFSKYSEEIPFAKPLPRKVLSIGRGKGLRNVDNNEYIGGEGKHIPKWLPIMPVIEKEEERGGKRKEIWGFCGKNEEMEREMKLEKKDMEWERKGIELPLKRGKVRFKIGNGGGVVGVYRRGGIGKRVLCESWICQEQNQKKSL, encoded by the coding sequence ATGAGATCAAACCGCAACCGTCTTTCGGCGGCGATTCCTCTTCCGTCCACTGCTTCAACCGAATCCGACTACGCCTTCACCTTAACCAGAATAGCAGTGGCGCAGATCTGCGATTCAATCGGATTCACGGCGGCGGAAGCTCCCGCTCTCCGAACCCTAACCGACGTCGCGGCCAGGTACTTGAGATCAATCGCTAAGTCCGCTGCCGACACAGCAAACTCCGCAGGCCGCACGCAGTCACAACTCGTCGATACCGTCGCCGCCGTGGACGAGCTGAGCTCCGTCATTGGATTCGCCGAAGCGTGGAGAGCTACTGGAAGTTTACTGAACTCCGGCGCAGTGAAGAATCTCGTTAGTTTTTCTAAGTATTCGGAGGAAATTCCATTTGCAAAACCGTTGCCAAGGAAAGTACTTTCAATAGGGAGAGGAAAAGGTTTGCGGAATGTAGATAACAATGAGTACATTGGAGGGGAGGGGAAGCATATTCCGAAATGGCTACCCATAATGCCGGTGATTGAGAAGGAGGAGGAGAGGGGAGGCAAAAGaaaggaaatttggggattttgtggTAAAAATGAGGAAATGGAGAGGGAAATGAAATTGGAGAAGAAAGATATGGAATGGGAGAGGAAAGGAATTGAATTGCCATTGAAGAGAGGGAAAGTGAGGTTTAAGATTGGGAATGGTGGGGGAGTTGTAGGGGTGTATAGAAGGGGCGGAATAGGGAAGAGGGTTTTATGTGAGAGTTGGATTTGTCAGGAACAAAATCAAAAGAAGAGTTTGTAA